TCATTTGCACGGTTTAGAAATTTGCATAACATGACCACACAACCATCAATTGTACCCTTTTACTGTTGCTCCACAGTTCATTGCCCCTTTCcgtccttctcccccttccctcctcccagtCCCTCCCCACACCTCCCTTTTTTCCTTCACTCTTTCACCTCCGATGTTGCCTCCTTTTTCTCAAAGGGTGTGTGGACAAGTTTCTCGGGCTTGTATTCCATGAAGAAGTCGTTGCAAGCCACTGTCAGGGCCCCCATCAGGATGATGAACTCTGTGAAGTCCACCTCACCGTCGCTGTTGGCGTCCAGGTCGTTCATCACCTTCTCAACCCCTTCTCCATCCCGGGCGTTCTGGattagaagagggaggaggggatgggaggttaaagattgtgtgtgtgtgtgtgcgccagtCTCTCGTGGTGTACACTCCTCTTACCCCTAGGTAACTCCCCAGCTCCTCTGTCAAcagctctctcagctctccccgGCTCAGAGTATACTTGTCACCCTCCTTCCCTGAGTACTTGTGGAAGGTTTTGATCAGCATCTGCATGGCATTCTCCAGGTTGGAAGAGGGTTCCTTGGACATACTGGAGGGAAGGGCAGAGGGCACAGGTCAGACACTATGACAGTTTGCACGCTCCATCCCAGCCGCATGTGCGGTCACATGACGAACATGGGTGTGAAGCCTCCACTGAGAcagagtgaaacacacacaccggGCAGAAGAATATCAGCAAACTAGAGGTGTCCCAATTATATGCCTAGGTTACTATATGCAAAGtttaaattgcaggccacacatGAGCTATTCCTTCTCAACATACAGTGGCTATTGGACAGTGTTTTGTAACCTTAATTGGTTGACATGTGAAAGATGTGAGGGATATGAGACGAAGAGACGGCTTTTGAAAAGCAACAGTCTTACACACATTGTGTCCGGCATCTTGGAATCTTCTTGAGTTGATTTCGTTGGAAAGActgtgcacacacagacacagatttgTCAATGACACTGACTCACATAATAGTTAGGGTGAAAAGCCTTCAACATGGTTAGCGTGAACACACCAAGAATTCTGTCACTTTTTACAACATTATACTGTACATCATTTTCAAATTCGAACATTGTGAGAGGGTCcatttaaataaaacaattctcAGTTGACAGACTTGTTAGCTGCTTGCTAAGTAAATGTAACGTCATTGAGGTAACTTGAGATAGAGGTCTCAGGGTTTCACAATCATATCGATCATGTAACAATGACAGAACGGAACCGCAAGTATAATGCAAATAAACCACCTGGCAATCACAATCAGGAGCTCAGGACAGGCTCTATCCATTCTGAAAAATGACAAATATTCCTTTGCAGATGTTCACTGAGTGATCAATAATACAGAAGTGCTCAATATAATTTGAATCGGAGATCCTCTACTGAGGAGTTCTAATTCTAATCAAATAACTGCAGCATAGAAGAGTCCGGCTATAAAATCACTCACTTGCGTAGTAAAGAAAGAGAGGTAAGGTCAGtgaagaggacagaagagaagaaAATAGGTCAGTAGAGAAGAGATACCACAGCTGACTGGAAAGTCTATAGGGGTCAGCTGCCCCATTGACGGACAGAAGACAATGGGAAACCATGGCGACCCAACTGTAGACAGTAAAATATTACTGAG
This window of the Oncorhynchus keta strain PuntledgeMale-10-30-2019 chromosome 20, Oket_V2, whole genome shotgun sequence genome carries:
- the LOC118399099 gene encoding protein S100-A1-like isoform X1, with amino-acid sequence MPDTIMSKEPSSNLENAMQMLIKTFHKYSGKEGDKYTLSRGELRELLTEELGSYLGNARDGEGVEKVMNDLDANSDGEVDFTEFIILMGALTVACNDFFMEYKPEKLVHTPFEKKEATSEVKE
- the LOC118399099 gene encoding protein S100-A1-like isoform X2, whose product is MSKEPSSNLENAMQMLIKTFHKYSGKEGDKYTLSRGELRELLTEELGSYLGNARDGEGVEKVMNDLDANSDGEVDFTEFIILMGALTVACNDFFMEYKPEKLVHTPFEKKEATSEVKE